The following are encoded together in the Streptomyces sp. NBC_00341 genome:
- a CDS encoding DUF309 domain-containing protein: MDETRRDRDTEGRAHNARPRDGLGRPLPYGSPGVERQPEGVVRSPQETVREAQRLLDAGMPFHAHEVFEDAWKSGPVAERELWRGLAQLAVGLTHAARGNVTGGARLLRRGAAALTEFMEFMEGSDALESVESTDSADGGAPAHGIDIGALTGWARELAGRVEGPGAEPVDAAAEAPRLRGGSR, from the coding sequence GTGGACGAGACACGCAGGGACCGCGATACCGAAGGCCGGGCGCACAACGCGCGCCCCCGCGACGGGCTGGGGCGCCCCTTGCCGTACGGCTCACCGGGGGTGGAGCGGCAGCCGGAGGGCGTGGTCCGTTCCCCGCAGGAGACCGTGCGGGAGGCGCAGCGGCTGCTGGATGCCGGGATGCCGTTCCACGCCCATGAGGTTTTCGAGGACGCGTGGAAGTCGGGCCCCGTGGCCGAACGGGAGCTGTGGCGCGGGCTGGCCCAGCTTGCCGTCGGGCTGACCCATGCCGCGCGGGGCAACGTGACGGGAGGGGCGCGGCTGCTGCGCCGGGGCGCGGCGGCGCTCACGGAGTTCATGGAGTTCATGGAGGGCTCGGACGCCTTGGAGTCTGTGGAGTCCACAGACTCTGCCGACGGTGGTGCGCCGGCGCACGGGATCGATATCGGTGCGCTCACCGGCTGGGCGCGGGAGCTTGCCGGGCGGGTGGAGGGGCCTGGTGCGGAGCCCGTCGACGCCGCTGCCGAGGCGCCACGGCTGCGGGGCGGCAGCCGGTAG
- a CDS encoding AAA family ATPase: MQPSRPLYEREPEIAAAAQAVDALCGAQASGGLLIFSGEAGIGKTALLAEIQAMAADRCTVWSARGGETVTSVPFHVVRQLLQPALEQLPADDVRALFGSWYEIAAPALGLVEPTGPQPDPQGVRDGLDWVVSRLASRLSHRPLLLLIDDAHWADGESLAWLASFTARLGELRVLVVQAHRPEELAAREPARTAAGGHPAQVRVALRALTPEATAELVRAGLGEHADDPFCREVWAVTGGNPYEAVELVAKVQDRELAPLEESAGLLRELGASARGSGLVARLERLGTNANRFAWAAAVLGTDISQDLAATLAGMSPAEAADCTARLREARIVSGFDPLEFVHPLIATAVYRSIPPATRTAMHGRAAWAITRAGLGPAAASRHLLEVHPDDDHELVEQLRAAAAQHLAVGAPEAARRCLERALQEPPRQDVHATLLYELGCATLLSSPPTTVRHLRAALDLPGLADNLRVDATFRLAAALSHNNQLKEAALALAAEAERTAPGPGLMRLQAAHFLWEGMQAAEDDGPGRSRRLAANADHLTGRDNAERALLTLRAFDAMLRGENSQLIVDLCERALVNGHPARGLGWTDTEWGFELPTLLGITYAFTDRLDRAEELFGEAVRAFEISGWSGAHLAFAHTLLGLVNRRRGRLAEAEGFLREGLRLADRVGSGLPVHWDAACLLIDTLLARGRVTEARKIADRYDFGTPYPSAMVLPDGPCVRGRLLLAEGRTKEAVTELEAAGQALEPRGRFNGIWGPWAGDLARALAEEDPGRAARIANSARVHAERFGTETAIGEALRCVALFAPPEEAEQLLAQAVRHLEASPSGYEFALALVEHGIATRSPGQLARAYKLATACGAESLAARAQQARASMRSTE, translated from the coding sequence ATGCAACCGTCCCGGCCGCTGTACGAGCGCGAACCGGAGATCGCCGCTGCCGCACAAGCCGTCGACGCGCTCTGCGGCGCGCAGGCGTCCGGCGGGCTGCTGATCTTCAGCGGTGAGGCCGGCATCGGCAAGACAGCGCTGCTGGCCGAGATCCAGGCCATGGCGGCCGACCGGTGCACCGTCTGGTCCGCACGCGGCGGCGAGACCGTCACCTCCGTGCCGTTCCACGTCGTACGCCAACTGCTCCAGCCCGCACTGGAACAGCTCCCCGCCGACGACGTACGCGCCCTGTTCGGGTCCTGGTACGAGATCGCCGCGCCCGCCCTCGGCCTCGTCGAGCCGACCGGCCCGCAGCCCGATCCGCAGGGCGTGCGCGACGGCCTCGACTGGGTCGTCTCGCGGCTCGCCTCCCGGCTGAGCCACCGCCCGCTGCTGCTCCTCATCGACGACGCGCACTGGGCCGACGGCGAATCCCTCGCCTGGCTCGCCTCGTTCACCGCCCGGCTCGGTGAACTGCGCGTCCTGGTCGTCCAGGCGCACCGCCCAGAGGAGCTCGCCGCCCGGGAGCCGGCGCGCACCGCGGCGGGCGGGCATCCGGCGCAGGTCCGGGTCGCCCTGCGGGCCCTCACCCCGGAGGCCACCGCGGAACTGGTCCGCGCGGGCCTCGGCGAACACGCCGACGACCCGTTCTGCCGCGAGGTCTGGGCCGTCACCGGCGGCAACCCGTACGAGGCGGTCGAACTGGTCGCCAAGGTCCAGGACCGCGAGCTGGCCCCGCTGGAGGAGTCCGCCGGGCTGCTGCGCGAACTCGGTGCGTCGGCCCGCGGCAGCGGACTGGTCGCCCGGCTCGAACGGCTCGGCACCAACGCCAACCGGTTCGCCTGGGCCGCGGCGGTGCTCGGCACCGACATCTCCCAGGACCTCGCCGCGACGCTGGCCGGAATGAGCCCCGCGGAGGCGGCGGACTGCACGGCCCGGCTGCGCGAGGCCCGTATTGTCAGCGGCTTCGACCCGCTGGAGTTCGTCCACCCGCTGATCGCCACCGCCGTGTACCGCTCGATTCCGCCGGCCACCCGCACCGCCATGCACGGCCGGGCGGCCTGGGCCATCACCCGGGCCGGTCTCGGCCCCGCCGCGGCCTCCCGGCATCTGCTCGAAGTCCATCCGGACGACGACCACGAGCTCGTCGAGCAGCTCCGGGCAGCCGCGGCACAGCACCTCGCGGTCGGCGCCCCGGAGGCGGCCCGCCGCTGTCTGGAACGGGCCCTCCAGGAACCACCCCGCCAGGACGTGCACGCCACCCTGCTCTACGAGCTGGGCTGTGCCACGCTGCTCAGCTCGCCGCCCACCACGGTGCGGCATCTGCGTGCCGCGCTCGACCTTCCGGGACTCGCCGACAACCTGCGGGTCGACGCCACGTTCCGGCTCGCCGCCGCGCTGTCCCACAACAACCAGCTGAAGGAGGCCGCGCTCGCCCTCGCGGCCGAGGCCGAGCGGACCGCGCCCGGCCCCGGCCTGATGCGCCTCCAGGCGGCGCACTTCCTCTGGGAGGGCATGCAGGCGGCCGAGGACGACGGTCCGGGCCGCTCCCGCCGGCTCGCCGCCAACGCCGACCACCTCACCGGCCGGGACAACGCGGAGCGGGCCCTGCTCACCCTGCGGGCCTTCGACGCCATGCTGCGCGGCGAGAACTCCCAGCTGATCGTCGACCTCTGCGAACGCGCCCTGGTCAACGGCCATCCGGCCCGTGGCCTCGGCTGGACCGATACGGAATGGGGCTTCGAACTCCCCACCCTGCTCGGCATCACCTACGCCTTCACCGACCGGCTCGACCGCGCGGAGGAGCTCTTCGGCGAAGCGGTGCGCGCCTTCGAGATCTCCGGCTGGAGCGGCGCCCACCTGGCCTTCGCCCATACGCTCCTCGGCCTGGTCAACCGCCGCCGAGGGCGTCTCGCGGAGGCCGAGGGCTTCCTGCGCGAGGGCCTGCGGCTGGCCGACCGGGTCGGCAGCGGACTGCCCGTCCACTGGGACGCCGCCTGCCTGCTCATCGACACGCTGCTGGCCCGCGGCCGCGTCACCGAGGCCCGCAAGATCGCGGACCGGTACGACTTCGGTACGCCCTACCCCAGCGCCATGGTGCTGCCCGACGGCCCATGCGTCCGGGGCCGCCTGCTGCTGGCCGAGGGGCGTACGAAAGAAGCGGTCACCGAGCTGGAGGCGGCCGGCCAGGCCCTCGAACCGCGCGGCAGGTTCAACGGCATCTGGGGACCCTGGGCCGGCGACCTGGCACGCGCGCTGGCGGAGGAGGACCCGGGCCGCGCCGCCCGGATCGCCAACTCCGCCCGGGTGCACGCCGAGCGCTTCGGGACGGAGACCGCGATCGGCGAGGCACTGCGCTGCGTCGCGCTCTTCGCCCCTCCGGAGGAGGCCGAACAGCTGCTGGCCCAGGCGGTCCGCCACCTGGAGGCGTCCCCGTCCGGCTACGAGTTCGCGCTCGCCCTCGTCGAGCACGGCATCGCGACCCGCTCCCCGGGGCAGCTCGCGCGGGCGTACAAGCTGGCGACGGCCTGCGGCGCGGAATCCCTGGCGGCCCGCGCCCAGCAGGCACGGGCGTCAATGCGGTCCACCGAGTGA